The Humulus lupulus chromosome 4, drHumLupu1.1, whole genome shotgun sequence genome has a window encoding:
- the LOC133830900 gene encoding uncharacterized protein LOC133830900, with protein sequence MAIDVCSEISTLTISPRLSFSQDLNQSSTANQSDPTAFLDSSNDFNFCMLNNLTLELSSAEELFCNGKILPIQVKKNNTTTSPSPSPSPNASQKQKSQPLLLPSAGEPRRNSTAYQNSITEKKRLKEFLAANYDTDDEEDEHYNNKAQANSSNDNNNKSFWQFRRSSSLNFDHYTDRGKSFIRSLQFLSRSNSTGSAQNQRQNKNKQSTNLPKQSSVGRAKYRRSSSCPNSAFYAYNFSEKKNCRSHNSSSSNGLRVNPVLNLPHPYISKVTISFFGFGSLFCHGKVKKKKK encoded by the coding sequence ATGGCAATCGATGTCTGCTCGGAGATTTCCACCTTGACTATCAGTCCAAGACTCTCATTTTCTCAAGATCTTAACCAATCAAGCACTGCAAATCAGTCCGATCCGACTGCCTTTTTGGATTCAAGCAACGATTTCAACTTCTGCATGCTCAATAACCTCACTTTGGAACTCTCTTCAGCAGAGGAGCTTTTCTGTAATGGTAAAATTCTCCCCATTCAAGTCAAGAAAAATAACACCACAACATCCCCATCCCCATCACCCTCTCCAAACGCTTCTCAAAAGCAAAAAAGTCAGCCTCTTCTGCTTCCATCCGCCGGGGAACCTCGTCGAAATTCTACTGCTTATCAGAATTCAATCACAGAAAAGAAGAGACTGAAAGAATTCCTAGCTGCAAATTATGACACAGATGATGAGGAAGATGAACACTACAATAACAAGGCTCAAGCAAATAGTAGTAATGATAATAACAATAAGTCGTTTTGGCAGTTCAGGAGAAGTAGTAGCCTTAATTTTGACCACTACACAGACCGCGGTAAGAGCTTTATTCGGTCTTTACAGTTCTTGTCTAGAAGCAATTCAACTGGTTCAGCTCAAAATCAGAGGCAAAATAAGAATAAGCAGAGTACCAACTTGCCAAAACAATCATCTGTGGGACGCGCAAAGTACCGGAGGTCGTCTTCGTGTCCAAATTCTGCGTTTTATGCATACAATTTTTCTGAAAAGAAGAACTGTAGATCTCATAACAGCAGTAGCAGTAATGGGCTTAGAGTAAATCCAGTTTTGAATCTACCACATCCCTACATTTCTAAAGTTACTATCAGTTTTTTTGGCTTTGGTTCTTTGTTTTGTCACGGTAaagttaaaaagaaaaagaaatga